In one Methanobrevibacter arboriphilus genomic region, the following are encoded:
- the rbr gene encoding rubrerythrin, with translation MSKTLENLTKAFIGESQARNRYTFYAKQAVKDGYEQISDIFLQTAENEREHAKWLFRLINEIKKDDEDIVVEAEAPTVLGDTVANLKAAIAGEHYENSEMYPEFAKVAKEEGYDDISKRLTAIGEAEIHHETRYRMLLKIVEDGTTHKKDKPVTWMCRKCGRIHIAEEPPEKCPACDHPAKYFEIICDEY, from the coding sequence ATGTCAAAAACTCTCGAAAATTTAACAAAAGCATTTATTGGAGAAAGTCAAGCTAGAAATAGATATACTTTTTATGCTAAACAAGCTGTAAAAGATGGTTATGAACAAATATCTGATATATTTCTTCAAACAGCAGAGAATGAAAGAGAACATGCTAAATGGCTTTTTAGATTAATCAATGAAATAAAAAAAGATGATGAAGATATTGTTGTTGAAGCTGAAGCTCCTACAGTTTTGGGTGATACTGTAGCTAATCTTAAAGCAGCTATTGCTGGTGAACATTATGAAAATAGTGAGATGTATCCAGAATTTGCAAAAGTAGCTAAAGAAGAAGGTTATGATGATATTTCTAAAAGATTAACTGCAATTGGAGAAGCAGAAATACATCATGAAACAAGATATAGAATGTTACTTAAGATTGTTGAAGATGGAACTACCCATAAAAAAGACAAACCAGTTACATGGATGTGTCGTAAATGTGGACGTATACATATTGCTGAAGAACCTCCTGAAAAATGTCCTGCATGTGATCATCCAGCTAAATACTTTGAAATAATCTGTGATGAATATTAA